One Ricinus communis isolate WT05 ecotype wild-type chromosome 2, ASM1957865v1, whole genome shotgun sequence DNA segment encodes these proteins:
- the LOC8281348 gene encoding single-stranded DNA-binding protein WHY2, mitochondrial isoform X1: protein MMKLSRLLQQSSLCTAILWKCELDDDTEAVSNLYTVFGKNSLGKSIDARDVSALHDLTFRAGISTFRQDFTIKGSFEQRVYAPYSVYKGKAALSVQPVLPTFSKLDSGHLKVERRGVILLTFLPAIGERKYDYEKRQSFALSTTEVGSLISLGPKDSFDCFHDPGMLSSNAGEVRKSLSLKPHAEGGGYFISLTVVNNILGTNDRFSVPLTAGEIAVLKTACSFALPHIMGWDRLTAKTPRNIVGNPPKVDRQMTTLEWDR, encoded by the exons ATGATGAAGCTGTCGCGATTGCTGCAACAATCAAG TTTGTGTACAGCAATCCTTTGGAAATGTGAACTTGATGATGATACTGAAGCTGTTTCAAACTTATATACAGTGTTTGGGAA GAATTCACTTGGGAAGTCTATTGATGCTAGAGATGTTTCAGCATTGCATGATCTTACATTTCGGGCCGGCATTTCAACTTTCAGACAGGATTTTACTATTAAAG GGAGTTTTGAGCAACGAGTATATGCTCCTTATTCCGTTTACAAGGGAAAAGCTGCACTCTCAGTTCAACCAGTTCTCCCAACTTTTTCTAAGTTGGAT TCTGGGCATCTTAAAGTTGAGCGACGTGGTGTTATATTGTTAACTTTCTTGCCTGCCATTGGTGAGCGCAAGTATGACTATGAAAAGAGGCAG AGCTTTGCTTTATCAACGACAGAGGTAGGATCTTTGATAAGCTTGGGTCCAAAGGATTCTTTTGATTGCTTCCATGATCCTGGAATGTTATCAAG taATGCTGGTGAAGTGAGAAAGAGCTTGTCACTTAAGCCGCATGCAGAAGGTGGTGGttatttcatatcattaa CTGTTGTTAACAACATTTTGGGAACTAATGACCGGTTTAGTGTTCCTCTCACGGCTGGTGAAATTGCAGTTCTGAAGACCGCTTGCAGT TTCGCATTGCCCCATATCATGGGTTGGGATCGGCTGACTGCTAAGACGCCCAGAAACATAGTAGGAAATCCGCCAAAAGTTGATCGACAAATGACTACTTTAGAGTGGGATAGATGA
- the LOC8281348 gene encoding single-stranded DNA-binding protein WHY2, mitochondrial isoform X2: protein MMKLSRLLQQSRNSLGKSIDARDVSALHDLTFRAGISTFRQDFTIKGSFEQRVYAPYSVYKGKAALSVQPVLPTFSKLDSGHLKVERRGVILLTFLPAIGERKYDYEKRQSFALSTTEVGSLISLGPKDSFDCFHDPGMLSSNAGEVRKSLSLKPHAEGGGYFISLTVVNNILGTNDRFSVPLTAGEIAVLKTACSFALPHIMGWDRLTAKTPRNIVGNPPKVDRQMTTLEWDR from the exons ATGATGAAGCTGTCGCGATTGCTGCAACAATCAAG GAATTCACTTGGGAAGTCTATTGATGCTAGAGATGTTTCAGCATTGCATGATCTTACATTTCGGGCCGGCATTTCAACTTTCAGACAGGATTTTACTATTAAAG GGAGTTTTGAGCAACGAGTATATGCTCCTTATTCCGTTTACAAGGGAAAAGCTGCACTCTCAGTTCAACCAGTTCTCCCAACTTTTTCTAAGTTGGAT TCTGGGCATCTTAAAGTTGAGCGACGTGGTGTTATATTGTTAACTTTCTTGCCTGCCATTGGTGAGCGCAAGTATGACTATGAAAAGAGGCAG AGCTTTGCTTTATCAACGACAGAGGTAGGATCTTTGATAAGCTTGGGTCCAAAGGATTCTTTTGATTGCTTCCATGATCCTGGAATGTTATCAAG taATGCTGGTGAAGTGAGAAAGAGCTTGTCACTTAAGCCGCATGCAGAAGGTGGTGGttatttcatatcattaa CTGTTGTTAACAACATTTTGGGAACTAATGACCGGTTTAGTGTTCCTCTCACGGCTGGTGAAATTGCAGTTCTGAAGACCGCTTGCAGT TTCGCATTGCCCCATATCATGGGTTGGGATCGGCTGACTGCTAAGACGCCCAGAAACATAGTAGGAAATCCGCCAAAAGTTGATCGACAAATGACTACTTTAGAGTGGGATAGATGA
- the LOC8281347 gene encoding uncharacterized protein LOC8281347, with protein sequence MDQNIGGGESKPSRTGLVCQYQFEDGSSQFTFLHIENENGANGVDLSLSFTAENYVQLVCSCNGLLLLSSVGDPEVKYHVFNPMSKQLFNLPQPDITRRVIRSGLAFDGHHRYQVVLVHVVGDGKEVVIDGLEMEIFSSDTGKWRRSHPDNLFLPVVAVPDFEFSELKTTPLFSNGAIHWEISGYLLVYKVNSECCELIELPNSSEDWSWQATLIYKRCLWESQGRVHYTYNDFDGIQTWVLLHEDDHDYYSDHSIYDRKKFRWALAQSVNYQDLSLKHQEAYLHLGQREWEPYDVSPLAFCEDSETMYLQIPGFVVSYNTRTKVMEKACTYKFPSMNFNCCSFLPFTIADSTFHQETASALLEGVAELPIKENLDTFSF encoded by the coding sequence ATGGATCAAAACATTGGTGGTGGTGAATCCAAACCTAGCAGAACTGGTCTTGTTTGCCAGTATCAGTTTGAAGATGGATCATCCCAGTTCACTTTTCTGCATATTGAGAACGAAAATGGAGCCAACGGCGTCGATCTTTCACTTAGTTTCACGGCTGAAAATTACGTGCAACTTGTTTGTTCATGCAATGGTTTGCTCCTGTTGTCCAGTGTCGGAGATCCTGAGGTCAAATATCATGTGTTCAATCCCATGTCCAAGCAGCTTTTCAATCTTCCTCAACCTGACATCACTAGACGTGTTATTAGGTCTGGCTTGGCCTTTGATGGGCATCATCGCTATCAGGTTGTGCTTGTACATGTTGTTGGTGATGGCAAGGAAGTGGTTATTGATGGTCTAGAAATGGAGATCTTCTCTTCTGATACAGGAAAATGGAGGAGAAGCCATCCTGACAATCTCTTCTTGCCTGTTGTTGCTGTGCCAGACTTCGAGTTTTCTGAACTCAAGACGACTCCCTTGTTCTCCAATGGAGCCATTCATTGGGAGATTAGTGGATACTTGCTGGTGTACAAGGTTAACAGTGAATGCTGCGAGCTAATAGAGTTGCCAAATTCTTCAGAGGACTGGTCGTGGCAGGCAACCTTGATTTACAAGCGATGTTTATGGGAATCTCAGGGGCGAGTTCACTATACTTATAATGATTTTGATGGAATTCAGACTTGGGTTCTTCTTCATGAagatgatcatgattattatTCAGATCACAGCATCTATGATCGTAAAAAATTCAGGTGGGCATTAGCACAGAGTGTCAATTATCAAGACCTGAGTTTGAAGCATCAAGAAGCTTACTTGCATCTCGGCCAGCGTGAGTGGGAGCCTTATGATGTATCTCCTTTGGCCTTCTGTGAAGATTCTGAAACCATGTATTTGCAGATCCCAGGATTCGTTGTTTCCTACAACACTAGGACAAAAGTTATGGAGAAAGCCTGCACTTACAAATTTCCAAGCATGAATTTCAACTGCTGCTCATTCTTGCCGTTTACAATTGCCGACAGTACATTTCATCAGGAAACTGCAAGCGCACTGTTGGAAGGAGTTGCTGAACTGCCCATCAAAGAAAACCTAGATACCTTTTCATTCTAA
- the LOC8281346 gene encoding tRNA-specific adenosine deaminase TAD3 isoform X3, whose product MNKKTEEWQIVHIPEKPPIPPNQQPTVNAFASLIEPKVANTLIRQLNKISPLENLRHVKRIQKRNVEGKNQLSVILCLASEDDNQSNNMRQDVQELINSYQLSPFITKICKYAATSREEWEEQCKFWPTSFHPLTYNIDGIAGFDEEDSQSVFNFMKVAIDLAKSGDGSWSGQQLDMTSSCYCHPLQHACVVAIASSAERDRLMFPGLDHTGEKYLEAELMQSSSAGSPAKRQKTNLANVEDVKELDSRIKDTGRPYLCTGYDIYMVWEPCTMCAMALVHQRIRRIFFAFPNPNAGALGSVYRLQGEKSLNHHYAVFRVVLPEEVLNMAESDERVDDAD is encoded by the exons atgaacAAGAAGACAGAGGAGTGGCAAATTGTACACATTCCTGAGAAGCCACCTATCCCTCCTAACCAGCAACCCACTG TGAATGCATTTGCCTCTCTGATCGAGCCTAAGGTTGCAAACACTCTGATAAG GCAGCTAAACAAGATTTCTCCACTTGAAAATCTTCGCCATGTGAAGCGTATACAAAAGAGGAATGTTGAAG ggAAAAATCAGCTGTCAGTGATCTTGTGCCTAGCTTCTGAGGATGACAATCAGTCCAACAACATGCGTCAGGATGTACAAGAGCTAATTAATTCTTACCAGTTGAGTCCTTTTATCACAAAA ATTTGCAAATATGCTGCAACATCTCGAGAAGAATGGGAAGAACAATGCAAGTTTTGGCCAACATCATTTCATCCACTAACCTA CAATATTGATGGCATTGCTGGATTTGATGAAGAGGACTCACAATCAGTTTTCAACTTCATGAAAGTGGCTATTGACTTAGCGAAATCTGGCGATGGTTCG TGGTCTGGGCAACAATTGGACATGACAAGTTCTTGTTATTGTCACCCTTTACAACATGCTTGTGTTGTTGCTATTGCATCTTCTGCTGAGAGGGATAGACTTATGTTCCCTGGTTTGGATCATACTGGGGAGAAGTATTTGGAAGCAGAACTTATGCAGTCCTCCAGTGCAGGTTCTCCAgcaaaaagacaaaagaccAACCTTGCTAAT GTTGAGGATGTGAAGGAATTGGATTCTCGTATTAAAGACACGGGGAGACCCTATCTATGCACCGGTTACGACATCTATATGGTTTGGGAGCCATGTACTAT GTGTGCAATGGCGCTTGTTCATCAAAGAATTAGGCGTATATTTTTTGCTTTCCCCAATCCAAATGCTGGTGCATTAGGCAGTGTTTATAGACTACAGGGAGAGAAAAGCTTGAATCATCATTATGCTGTTTTCAGAGTAGTTCTGCCTGAAGAGGTTCTTAATATGGCAGAATCAGATGAAAGGGTTGATGATGCTGACTAA
- the LOC8281346 gene encoding tRNA-specific adenosine deaminase TAD3 isoform X1, which translates to MNKKTEEWQIVHIPEKPPIPPNQQPTVNAFASLIEPKVANTLIRQLNKISPLENLRHVKRIQKRNVEGKNQLSVILCLASEDDNQSNNMRQDVQELINSYQLSPFITKICKYAATSREEWEEQCKFWPTSFHPLTYNIDGIAGFDEEDSQSVFNFMKVAIDLAKSGDGSVVNAAVIVDPSVQQIIASGCDKIFSWHVPTNNSHTENGHFKQPPPFTSIPDSYAVASHIPMFPKNLHDRPERLDFSVSCLNPWQWSGQQLDMTSSCYCHPLQHACVVAIASSAERDRLMFPGLDHTGEKYLEAELMQSSSAGSPAKRQKTNLANVEDVKELDSRIKDTGRPYLCTGYDIYMVWEPCTMCAMALVHQRIRRIFFAFPNPNAGALGSVYRLQGEKSLNHHYAVFRVVLPEEVLNMAESDERVDDAD; encoded by the exons atgaacAAGAAGACAGAGGAGTGGCAAATTGTACACATTCCTGAGAAGCCACCTATCCCTCCTAACCAGCAACCCACTG TGAATGCATTTGCCTCTCTGATCGAGCCTAAGGTTGCAAACACTCTGATAAG GCAGCTAAACAAGATTTCTCCACTTGAAAATCTTCGCCATGTGAAGCGTATACAAAAGAGGAATGTTGAAG ggAAAAATCAGCTGTCAGTGATCTTGTGCCTAGCTTCTGAGGATGACAATCAGTCCAACAACATGCGTCAGGATGTACAAGAGCTAATTAATTCTTACCAGTTGAGTCCTTTTATCACAAAA ATTTGCAAATATGCTGCAACATCTCGAGAAGAATGGGAAGAACAATGCAAGTTTTGGCCAACATCATTTCATCCACTAACCTA CAATATTGATGGCATTGCTGGATTTGATGAAGAGGACTCACAATCAGTTTTCAACTTCATGAAAGTGGCTATTGACTTAGCGAAATCTGGCGATGGTTCG GTAGTCAATGCTGCAGTTATTGTGGATCCTTCAGTTCAGCAGATTATTGCAAGTGGATGTGATAAAATCTTTTCATGGCATGTTCCCACAAATAATTCCCACACTGAGAATGGCCACTTCAAACAGCCACCCCCTTTTACTTCTATCCCGGATTCCTATGCAGTAGCAAGTCATATACCCATGTTTCCTAAGAATTTGCATGATAGACCTGAAAGATTagatttttctgtttcttgtTTAAACCCTTGGCAGTGGTCTGGGCAACAATTGGACATGACAAGTTCTTGTTATTGTCACCCTTTACAACATGCTTGTGTTGTTGCTATTGCATCTTCTGCTGAGAGGGATAGACTTATGTTCCCTGGTTTGGATCATACTGGGGAGAAGTATTTGGAAGCAGAACTTATGCAGTCCTCCAGTGCAGGTTCTCCAgcaaaaagacaaaagaccAACCTTGCTAAT GTTGAGGATGTGAAGGAATTGGATTCTCGTATTAAAGACACGGGGAGACCCTATCTATGCACCGGTTACGACATCTATATGGTTTGGGAGCCATGTACTAT GTGTGCAATGGCGCTTGTTCATCAAAGAATTAGGCGTATATTTTTTGCTTTCCCCAATCCAAATGCTGGTGCATTAGGCAGTGTTTATAGACTACAGGGAGAGAAAAGCTTGAATCATCATTATGCTGTTTTCAGAGTAGTTCTGCCTGAAGAGGTTCTTAATATGGCAGAATCAGATGAAAGGGTTGATGATGCTGACTAA
- the LOC8281346 gene encoding tRNA-specific adenosine deaminase TAD3 isoform X2, translated as MLKVGKNQLSVILCLASEDDNQSNNMRQDVQELINSYQLSPFITKICKYAATSREEWEEQCKFWPTSFHPLTYNIDGIAGFDEEDSQSVFNFMKVAIDLAKSGDGSVVNAAVIVDPSVQQIIASGCDKIFSWHVPTNNSHTENGHFKQPPPFTSIPDSYAVASHIPMFPKNLHDRPERLDFSVSCLNPWQWSGQQLDMTSSCYCHPLQHACVVAIASSAERDRLMFPGLDHTGEKYLEAELMQSSSAGSPAKRQKTNLANVEDVKELDSRIKDTGRPYLCTGYDIYMVWEPCTMCAMALVHQRIRRIFFAFPNPNAGALGSVYRLQGEKSLNHHYAVFRVVLPEEVLNMAESDERVDDAD; from the exons ATGTTGAAGGTTG ggAAAAATCAGCTGTCAGTGATCTTGTGCCTAGCTTCTGAGGATGACAATCAGTCCAACAACATGCGTCAGGATGTACAAGAGCTAATTAATTCTTACCAGTTGAGTCCTTTTATCACAAAA ATTTGCAAATATGCTGCAACATCTCGAGAAGAATGGGAAGAACAATGCAAGTTTTGGCCAACATCATTTCATCCACTAACCTA CAATATTGATGGCATTGCTGGATTTGATGAAGAGGACTCACAATCAGTTTTCAACTTCATGAAAGTGGCTATTGACTTAGCGAAATCTGGCGATGGTTCG GTAGTCAATGCTGCAGTTATTGTGGATCCTTCAGTTCAGCAGATTATTGCAAGTGGATGTGATAAAATCTTTTCATGGCATGTTCCCACAAATAATTCCCACACTGAGAATGGCCACTTCAAACAGCCACCCCCTTTTACTTCTATCCCGGATTCCTATGCAGTAGCAAGTCATATACCCATGTTTCCTAAGAATTTGCATGATAGACCTGAAAGATTagatttttctgtttcttgtTTAAACCCTTGGCAGTGGTCTGGGCAACAATTGGACATGACAAGTTCTTGTTATTGTCACCCTTTACAACATGCTTGTGTTGTTGCTATTGCATCTTCTGCTGAGAGGGATAGACTTATGTTCCCTGGTTTGGATCATACTGGGGAGAAGTATTTGGAAGCAGAACTTATGCAGTCCTCCAGTGCAGGTTCTCCAgcaaaaagacaaaagaccAACCTTGCTAAT GTTGAGGATGTGAAGGAATTGGATTCTCGTATTAAAGACACGGGGAGACCCTATCTATGCACCGGTTACGACATCTATATGGTTTGGGAGCCATGTACTAT GTGTGCAATGGCGCTTGTTCATCAAAGAATTAGGCGTATATTTTTTGCTTTCCCCAATCCAAATGCTGGTGCATTAGGCAGTGTTTATAGACTACAGGGAGAGAAAAGCTTGAATCATCATTATGCTGTTTTCAGAGTAGTTCTGCCTGAAGAGGTTCTTAATATGGCAGAATCAGATGAAAGGGTTGATGATGCTGACTAA